Proteins from a genomic interval of Trifolium pratense cultivar HEN17-A07 linkage group LG6, ARS_RC_1.1, whole genome shotgun sequence:
- the LOC123891381 gene encoding chloride channel protein CLC-b codes for MGESSMNLVESTTTNNKMEEVERLEEIDPESNNPLNQTLLKRNRTLSSNPLALVGEKVSYIESLDYEINENDLFKHGWRSRSRVEALQYIFLKWLLAFLVGFLTGIIATLINLAVENIAGYKFLVVLKYINTERYLTGFLYFTGINFILTFAASILCVCFAPTAAGPGIPEIKAYLNGVDTPNMYGATTLIVKIFGSIGAVSAGLDLGKEGPLVHIGSCIASLLGQGGTDNYKIKWRWLRYFNNDRDRRDLITCGASSGVCAAFRSPVGGVLFALEEVATWWRSALLWRTFFSTAVVVVVLRAFIEICNSGKCGLFGAGGLIMFDVSNVTVSYHVMDILPVAVIGIIGGLLGSLYNHLLHKVLRVYNLINQKGKIHKLLLSLAVVLFTSVCQYGLPYLAKCTPCDSSLADSESVCPSNGRSGNFKQFNCPPGHYNDLATLLLTTNDDAVRNIFSTNTPYEYQPSSLIIFFALYCILGLITFGIAVPTGLFLPIILMGSAYGRLLGMIMGPHTKIDQGLFAVLGAASLMAGSMRMTVSLCVIFLELTSNLLLLPITMIVLLIAKTVGDCFNPSIYEIILHLKGLPFMDANPESWMRNLTVGELVDVKPAVISLQGVEKVSKIVDVLKNTTHNGFPVMDDGIVPPVGQANGATELHGLILRAHLIQALKKKFFLNERRRMEEWEVREKFTWVELAEREGNIEEVAITMEEMEMFVDLHPLTNTTPFTVLESISVAKAMILFRQVGLRHLLVVPKYQASGVCPVIGILTRQDLLAHNILTVFPHLAKSKSRQKRN; via the exons ATGGGAGAGAGTTCTATGAACCTTGTAGAAAGtacaacaacaaacaacaaaatggAAGAAGTTGAAAGATTAGAAGAAATAGATCCAGAAAGTAACAATCCACTAAATCAAACACTTCTCAAGAGGAATAGAACACTATCTTCAAATCCACTTGCACTTGTTGGTGAAAAAGTTTCCTACATAGAAAGTTTAGACTATGA GATAAATGAGAATGATCTATTCAAACATGGATGGAGAAGTAGATCAAGAGTTGAAGCATTGCAATACATATTCTTGAAATGGTTACTTGCATTTCTTGTTGGATTTCTCACTGGTATTATAGCTACTCTTATAAATCTTGCTGTTGAGAACATTGCTGGATACAAGTTTCTGGTTGTTCTTAAATACATCAATACAGAAAG GTACTTGACAGGTTTCTTATATTTCACGGgaataaatttcattttaacATTTGCTGCTTCTATTCTCTGTGTGTGTTTTGCACCCACAGCAGCTGGTCCTGGAATACCTGAAATCAAAGCTTATCTTAATGGTGTTGATACACCAAACATGTATGGTGCTACAACATTGATAGTTAAG ATATTTGGAAGCATTGGAGCTGTCTCTGCAGGCCTAGATCTTGGGAAAGAAGGACCTTTGGTACATATAGGAAGCTGCATTGCTTCATTACTAGGCCAGGGAGGTACTGACAATTACAAAATCAAATGGCGCTGGCTACGCTATTTCAACAACGATCGCGACCGTCGGGATCTTATTACTTGTGGTGCATCTTCAGGAGTTTGTGCAGCTTTCAGGTCCCCTGTTGGTGGAGTTCTGTTCGCCCTTGAAGAGGTGGCAACCTGGTGGAGAAGTGCTCTTCTGTGGAGAACATTTTTTTCCACTGCTGTGGTGGTGGTAGTGCTTAGGGCCTTCATTGAAATCTGCAACTCCGGGAAATGTGGACTTTTCGGTGCAGGCGGGTTGATCATGTTTGACGTCAGCAATGTCACTGTTAGCTACCATGTGATGGATATTCTCCCTGTTGCTGTCATTGGAATCATAGGCGGTTTATTGGGAAGCCTTTATAATCATCTTCTACACAAGGTCCTTAGAGTCTACAATCTCATCAATCA GAAAGGAAAAATACATAAACTCCTCCTCAGTCTTGCAGTAGTCCTGTTTACATCAGTGTGTCAATATGGTCTCCCATATCTAGCAAAATGCACCCCTTGTGATTCATCACTTGCAGACTCAGAATCCGTCTGCCCCAGCAATGGAAGGTCTGGAAATTTCAAACAATTCAATTGCCCACCTGGCCACTACAATGATCTTGCTACTCTTCTACTTACCACTAATGACGATGCTGTTCGAAACATATTCTCAACAAACACGCCTTATGAATATCAGCCCTCCTCCCTCATAATTTTCTTTGCACTATATTGCATATTAGGACTAATTACTTTCGGAATTGCTGTGCCGACTGGACTCTTCCTCCCAATCATCCTTATGGGCTCGGCTTATGGCCGTCTTCTTGGTATGATCATGGGACCTCATACAAAAATTGACCAAGGATTGTTTGCTGTACTTGGTGCAGCCTCCCTCATGGCTGGTTCCATGAGGATGACTGTATCCCTTTGCGTGATTTTCCTTGAACTTACCAGCAATCTTCTCCTACTACCAATAACAATGATTGTTCTCCTAATAGCCAAAACTGTAGGAGATTGCTTCAACCCTAGCATCTATGAGATTATACTGCATTTGAAAGGCCTTCCTTTCATGGACGCAAATCCTGAGTCATGGATGAGAAACCTCACTGTTGGTGAACTTGTAGATGTAAAGCCGGCAGTGATTTCCCTCCAAGGAGTAGAAAAGGTATCCAAGATAGTAGATGTCTTGAAAAACACTACTCATAATGGTTTCCCAGTGATGGATGATGGGATAGTACCGCCCGTAGGACAGGCCAACGGGGCAACAGAACTGCATGGACTAATTCTAAGAGCACACCTTATTCAAGCATTAAAGAAGAAGTTCTTCTTGAACGAGAGAAGAAGAATGGAGGAATGGGAAGTGAGAGAGAAATTTACCTGGGTAGAACTGGCCGAGAGAGAAGGGAATATTGAAGAGGTGGCTATAACGATGGAAGAAATGGAGATGTTTGTTGATCTACATCCCCTCACCAATACAACTCCATTTACTGTGCTAGAGAGCATATCAGTAGCAAAAGCAATGATCCTCTTCAGGCAAGTTGGACTTCGTCATCTGCTTGTAGTTCCGAAATATCAAGCATCAGGG GTATGCCCTGTAATTGGGATTTTAACCAGACAGGATCTATTGGCCCACAACATTCTGACAGTCTTTCCTCACCTGGCAAAATCTAAGAGCAGGCAGAAGAGAAATTGA
- the LOC123891383 gene encoding uncharacterized protein At4g15970-like isoform X1 — protein sequence MRRMRILGLRNFIYVLPFTAFLMVLMCFLRLQNHGQIKWGEMKYPSEQQELIQVLKRATMPDRTVILTMVDESHAKPGSMLEVLLQSFKSGQGTQRLLNHLVIITMDSRAFEYCRSLHPHCIHPSTFEHYFATKRQSLEIIDHSVFSWRRNNVLIEVIELGYNIIFTDTDLLWLKSPLENFHPTQELSISCNFSSDGERAYSMHEGGIFFMKANAITLEFLKHWKLSKILYPTTNVEESWCETIMHNEDLVEMYGFRVHHVDTDHFGGFCQLNNDMLEKAHTIHANCCNDHTSKVHDLKIVLDDWFQFRKHVKNNNSTEKMALKWPQKCTG from the exons ATGAGAAGAATGAGAATTTTGGGATTGAGAAACTTTATCTATGTTCTTCCTTTCACAGCTTTCTTGATGGTGTTGATGTGCTTCCTTCGGTTGCAAAACCATGGACAAATTAAATGGGGTGAAATGAAG TATCCTTCAGAACAACAAGAATTGATTCAAGTGTTGAAGAGAGCAACAATGCCAGACAGAACAGTTATCTTAACCATGGTAGATGAATCACATGCAAAACCAGGATCTATGCTTGAGGTTTTACTACAAAGCTTCAAATCTGGCCAAGGTACTCAAAGATTGTTGAATCACTTAGTTATCATAACTATGGACTCCAGAGCTTTCGAGTACTGCAGGTCCTTGCATCCTCATTGCATTCATCCTTCCACTTTTGAACATTATTTTGCCACCAAAAGACAGTCCCTCGAAATCATAGATCACAGTGTATTCAGTTGGAGAAGAAACAATGTTTTGATAGAAGTTATTGAATTGGGGTACAACATCATTTTCACG GATACAGATTTACTGTGGCTTAAAAGTCCATTGGAGAATTTCCATCCTACTCAGGAACTCAGTATTTCATGCAATTTCTCAAGTGATGGAGAAAGAGCATATTCAATGCATGAAGGAGGAATCTTCTTCATGAAAGCAAATGCCATAACCTTAGAATTCTTAAAGCACTGGAAATTGAGCAAGATTTTGTATCCAACCACCAATGTTGAAGAATCCTGGTGTGAAACTATAATGCATAATGAAGACTTAGTTGAGATGTATGGCTTCCGCGTTCATCATGTAGATACAGACCATTTTGGTGGATTTTGTCAGCTAAATAATGATATGTTGGAAAAGGCTCATACCATCCATGCTAACTGTTGTAATGATCACACAAGCAAAGTTCATGACCTGAAGATTGTTCTGGATGATTGGTTCCAGTTTAGAAAACATGTAAAAAACAACAATTCAACAGAAAAAATGGCTTTGAAGTGGCCACAGAAGTGCACAGGATGA
- the LOC123891383 gene encoding uncharacterized protein At4g15970-like isoform X2, whose translation MPDRTVILTMVDESHAKPGSMLEVLLQSFKSGQGTQRLLNHLVIITMDSRAFEYCRSLHPHCIHPSTFEHYFATKRQSLEIIDHSVFSWRRNNVLIEVIELGYNIIFTDTDLLWLKSPLENFHPTQELSISCNFSSDGERAYSMHEGGIFFMKANAITLEFLKHWKLSKILYPTTNVEESWCETIMHNEDLVEMYGFRVHHVDTDHFGGFCQLNNDMLEKAHTIHANCCNDHTSKVHDLKIVLDDWFQFRKHVKNNNSTEKMALKWPQKCTG comes from the exons ATGCCAGACAGAACAGTTATCTTAACCATGGTAGATGAATCACATGCAAAACCAGGATCTATGCTTGAGGTTTTACTACAAAGCTTCAAATCTGGCCAAGGTACTCAAAGATTGTTGAATCACTTAGTTATCATAACTATGGACTCCAGAGCTTTCGAGTACTGCAGGTCCTTGCATCCTCATTGCATTCATCCTTCCACTTTTGAACATTATTTTGCCACCAAAAGACAGTCCCTCGAAATCATAGATCACAGTGTATTCAGTTGGAGAAGAAACAATGTTTTGATAGAAGTTATTGAATTGGGGTACAACATCATTTTCACG GATACAGATTTACTGTGGCTTAAAAGTCCATTGGAGAATTTCCATCCTACTCAGGAACTCAGTATTTCATGCAATTTCTCAAGTGATGGAGAAAGAGCATATTCAATGCATGAAGGAGGAATCTTCTTCATGAAAGCAAATGCCATAACCTTAGAATTCTTAAAGCACTGGAAATTGAGCAAGATTTTGTATCCAACCACCAATGTTGAAGAATCCTGGTGTGAAACTATAATGCATAATGAAGACTTAGTTGAGATGTATGGCTTCCGCGTTCATCATGTAGATACAGACCATTTTGGTGGATTTTGTCAGCTAAATAATGATATGTTGGAAAAGGCTCATACCATCCATGCTAACTGTTGTAATGATCACACAAGCAAAGTTCATGACCTGAAGATTGTTCTGGATGATTGGTTCCAGTTTAGAAAACATGTAAAAAACAACAATTCAACAGAAAAAATGGCTTTGAAGTGGCCACAGAAGTGCACAGGATGA
- the LOC123891384 gene encoding 30S ribosomal protein S21, chloroplastic, which yields MMALSTSFSNLFPFLSPPSKSPQPPQLPLLHHHNNHRNKFIPLVLSRSETSSSVTSSSSQQREQDNLDLSFDSLSGTDSMFYASPYNVQVVIEDDEVDERVVGRFRRDVLRAGVIQEFKRRRYFEDKQEEKKRRIQDAAKRNRRARFPRRPMDGNSQRGPFNNNYWQDDPKPEKEEEDDDDTWDLPEEDVQQF from the exons atgatGGCTCTCTCAACTTCCTTCTCCAACCTCTTCCCTTTCCTCTCACCACCATCAAAGTCACCACAACCACCTCAACTCCCTCTTCTCCACCACCACAACAACCACCGCAACAAATTCATACCACTTGTTCTAAGCCGAAGTGAAACCTCTTCTTCTGTTACATCTTCTTCATCACAACAACGAGAACAAGATAACCTGGATCTTAGTTTCGATTCACTTTCAGGTACAGACTCCATGTTCTATGCATCTCCTTACAATGTTCAAGTTGTTATTGAAGATGATGAGGTTGATGAGAGAGTTGTTGGTAGGTTTAGAAGAGATGTTCTTAGAGCTGGTGTTATTCAAGAGTTTAAGAGAAGAAGATATTTTGAGGATAAACAAGAAGAGAAGAAACGTAGGATTCAAGATGCTGCTAAGCGTAATCGTAGAGCTAGATTCCCTag GCGCCCTATGGATGGGAACTCTCAGAGAGGACCGTTCAACAACAACTACTGGCAGGATGATCCAAAACCTGAGAAGGAAGAGGAGGATGATGATGATACCTGGGATCTACCTGAAGAGGATGTGCAACAATTTTGA
- the LOC123891385 gene encoding alkane hydroxylase MAH1-like codes for MTILSIGEILLGVLIFIVIYYWRINRNTPMTKWPVLGMLPALMHNMSNNYEYINSILKQNNGTFIFEGPWLTNLKIVYTSDPMNVQHITITKFENYGKGDKFREIFEFLGEGIFRSDFHKWKYNRTLLHSIFKQENFKVFIYKTVAKKVDSSLLVFLDHACKQGLQIDLQDVFHRLTFDNICSIVLGFDPNCLSIELPEVEYERAFSQYEEAIFYRIFKPKFLWKLQKWLKIGVEKNITKNEKILEQMLYASIKSKRKIQYQQQFNLLSALMKETGDGKNSIDDMFLRDTTINLLGAGRDTISSCLTWFFWLVATHPFIEAKILEEIKENLPSRDGNWKDLGMEGLTKLIYLHGALCEALRLYPPVPYELQSSLKPDVLPSGHKIKSNTMIIYSLYSVGRVEEIWGEDCLEFKPERWISKKGGIIHVPSYKFIAFNAGPRTCLGKELSFIEMKIIAAIILLNYHIKVVECHPIIPCVSEVLHMKHGLKVMVNKRSI; via the coding sequence ATGACAATTTTAAGCATTGGAGAAATCCTTTTAGGAGTTCTTATTTTCATTGTAATCTACTATTGGAGGATCAATAGAAACACACCCATGACAAAATGGCCGGTGCTTGGAATGTTACCTGCTCTTATGCATAACATGTCTAATAACTATGAGTATATAAACTcaattttgaaacaaaacaatgGAACTTTCATTTTTGAAGGACCATGGTTAACAAACTTGAAGATTGTTTATACAAGCGATCCGATGAACGTGCAACACATTACAATCACAAAATTTGAAAACTATGGGAAAGGAGACAAATTCAGAGAGATTTTTGAATTTCTTGGAGAAGGAATTTTTAGGTCTGATTTCCACAAATGGAAGTACAATAGAACACTACTTCATTCAATCTTTAAGCAAGAAAATTTTAAGGTATTTATTTACAAAACTGTTGCGAAAAAAGTTGATAGTTCTCTTCTTGTTTTTCTTGATCATGCTTGTAAACAAGGTTTACAAATTGATTTGCAAGATGTTTTTCATCGGTTAACCTTCGACAACATATGTTCTATAGTATTAGGATTTGATCCGAATTGTCTTTCTATTGAACTCCCTGAAGTTGAATATGAGAGAGCCTTTTCTCAATATGAGGAGGcaatattttatagaattttcAAGCCTAAATTCTTATGGAAGCTACAAAAATGGCTTAAAATTGGTGTAGAGAAAAATATTacaaagaatgaaaaaattCTTGAACAAATGTTGTATGCATCaataaaatctaaaagaaaaatacaatacCAACAACAATTTAACTTGCTAAGTGCCCTTATGAAAGAAACTGGAGACGGAAAAAATTCGATAGATGATATGTTTCTGAGAGACACGACAATTAATTTACTTGGAGCGGGGAGAGACACTATTAGTTCGTGCCTCACTTGGTTTTTCTGGTTGGTGGCAACCCACCCTTTTATCGAAGCTAAGATTCTTGAAGAGATTAAAGAAAATTTACCATCAAGAGATGGTAATTGGAAAGATTTAGGAATGGAAGGTCTTACAAAGTTGATTTATCTACATGGAGCTTTATGTGAAGCCTTAAGGCTTTATCCACCAGTGCCTTATGAGCTTCAATCTTCATTGAAACCTGATGTACTTCCTAGTGGACATAAGATTAAGTCAAATACAATGATAATATATTCTTTGTATTCAGTTGGAAGAGTGGAAGAAATTTGGGGAGAAGATTGCTTGGAATTCAAGCCAGAGAGGTGGATTTCAAAGAAAGGAGGGATAATTCATGTACCATCTTATAAGTTCATTGCTTTTAATGCCGGACCAAGGACTTGTTTGGGTAAGGAATTAAGCTTCATTGAGATGAAAATTATTGCTGCAATAATATTGTTGAATTATCATATTAAGGTGGTGGAATGTCATCCCATAATTCCTTGTGTTTCTGAAGTCTTACACATGAAACATGGCTTGAAAGTTATGGTGAATAAAAGAAGCATTTGA